One window of the Oncorhynchus mykiss isolate Arlee chromosome 5, USDA_OmykA_1.1, whole genome shotgun sequence genome contains the following:
- the gpr17 gene encoding uracil nucleotide/cysteinyl leukotriene receptor: MKIQTTPTMDMDALTSILSNASSESSCAPVDNTVENMVFGGYYILVFLLALNGNALALWIFSRQRGTSSPANVFLLHLAVADLSYVIILPLRATYHLTGGHWPFGEVPCRVAGFLFYVNMYASLYFLACVAGDRYLAVVHAVRSLKIRRARYAHTISFSLWVLVTVSMAPLLVTRQTAEVDGMTVCLQLYREKASRKALVSLAVAFTPPFLSTLSCYLLIIHSLRRGSRLEPQLKLRALRTIGLVMLIYVVCFLPYHASRATFILGYAHPDVSCQTRRGLSLANRVTSSLTCLNGGLDPLVYLFGAEKFRGTVRRLFFRDRAGGSGATSAGELKGTHESSVSAKSEF, translated from the exons ATGAAGATACAGACCACTCCCACCATGGACATGGACGCCCTGACGTCCATCCTGTCCAACGCGTCTTCAGAGAGTAGCTGTGCTCCTGTAGATAACACTGTGGAGAACATGGTGTTTGGAGGTTACTACATTCTGGTCTTTCTCCTGGCGCTCAATG GTAACGCCTTGGCCCTCTGGATCTTCTCCCGGCAGCGTGGCACATCCTCTCCCGCTAACGTCTTCCTGCTGCACCTGGCTGTGGCCGACCTCTCCTACGTCATAATCCTGCCGCTCCGCGCCACATACCACCTCACGGGGGGCCACTGGCCGTTCGGCGAGGTTCCGTGTCGAGTCGCCGGCTTCCTGTTTTATGTCAACATGTACGCGAGTCTCTACTTCTTGGCATGCGTGGCTGGGGATCGCTACCTGGCCGTGGTGCACGCCGTGAGGTCACTGAAGATCCGCCGTGCCCGCTACGCCCACACCATCAGTTTTTCCCTGTGGGTGCTGGTCACCGTCTCCATGGCGCCCCTGCTGGTCACCCGCCAGACTGCGGAGGTGGACGGGATGACGGTGTGTCTGCAGCTGTACAGGGAGAAAGCCTCCCGCAAGGCCCTCGTCTCTTTAGCCGTAGCCTtcacccctcctttcctctccacacTGTCCTGCTACCTGCTCATCATCCACAGCCTGAGGAGAGGATCCCGACTGGAGCCCCAGCTGAAGCTGCGAGCCTTGAGGACCATCGGCCTGGTCATGCTGATCTATGTGGTGTGCTTCCTGCCGTACCACGCCTCCAGAGCCACGTTCATCCTGGGGTACGCCCACCCAGATGTCTCCTGCCAGACCAGGCGGGGTCTGTCCCTGGCCAACCGCGTCACCTCCTCCCTCACCTGTCTGAACGGGGGCCTGGATCCTCTGGTGTACCTGTTTGGGGCCGAGAAGTTCCGGGGAACGGTGAGGAGGCTGTTCTTTAGAGACAGGGCCGGGGGATCAGGGGCCACCAGTGCAGGAGAGCTGAAGGGAACACACGAGAGCTCTGTCAGCGCCAAGTCTGAGTTCTGA